From Oryza brachyantha chromosome 9, ObraRS2, whole genome shotgun sequence, a single genomic window includes:
- the LOC102700735 gene encoding CD2 antigen cytoplasmic tail-binding protein 2 codes for MEPPRGTKRPLPADASGGVDDDDDNDGALPGERKPRFPKGKKAKYRDPAAAAAAEGIDGLINPELAAERRARRRHRKEDDDQQGAAADVRGFEVRYEDSANLVDDGIRLEPFNLEQEREEGYFDENGNFVEYARGNDIKDAWLDSVEVDTKYAEKVQKKKEKEKEEEFQDLSTDDIGKIKRRIANILEPGETIIRALKRLKNTSSDKRGKMTEGTKRIFDELTEAAMKLMENGEYNVYSDDRETFEREAAGYERLARARLGLPEAEEDIFADSPKDKTTSLLLDMEPGPSAANTSTTATASKEDDDDFDMFGDDDDKTDANRDSDANAVGSGSNPEQVPHDSNETSGAEKGDNGSVSSDYIYDPTSGYYYSSSTGYYYDSTSGCYCSASTGIWYSYDEQTSEYKETQSEQSSTAKETPGDGIKE; via the exons atGGAGCCGCCGCGGGGAACCAAGCGGCCGCTCCCCGCCGACGCCAGCGGCGGggtagacgacgacgacgacaatgACGGCGCGCTTCCCGG GGAGCGCAAGCCGCGGTTCCCCAAGGGGAAGAAGGCCAAGTACCGCGACcctgccgcggccgccgccgcggagggcATCGACGGCCTGATAAACCCCGAGCTCGCGGCggagcggcgcgcgcggcgacgccACCGCAAGGAGGATGATGACCAGCAGGGAGCCGCCGCTGACGTCAGGGGATTTGAAGTGCGCTACGAG GATAGTGCAAATTTGGTCGATGATGGTATTCGACTAGAGCCTTTCAACTTGGAACAAGAGAGGGAAGAAGGATATTTTGATGAAAACGGGAACTTTGTGGAGTATGCAAGGGGCAACGACATCAAG GATGCCTGGTTGGATAGTGTCGAAGTTGACACAAAGTATGCTGAAAAGGttcagaagaagaaagagaaagagaaagaagaggagTTCCAGGATCTTTCAACCGATGACATTGGaaagataaaaagaagaaTTGCAAACATACTTGAGCCAGGCGAAACG ATAATACGGGCTTTGAAAAGATTAAAGAATACATCCAGTGATAAGCGTGGAAAGATGACTGAGGGGACCAAGCGTATCTTTGATGAGCTGACAGAAGCGGCCATGAAGCTGATGGAGAACGGAGAGTACA ATGTTTATTCAGATGATCGGGAGACTTTCGAACGTGAGGCTG CGGGGTATGAACGTCTGGCACGTGCTCGTCTTGGTCTACCAGAAGCTGAAGAAGATATCTTTGCAGACAGTCCAAAAGATAAAACCACTTCATTGTTACTAGATATGGAGCCTGGTCCTTCAGCTGCTAATACCTCTACAACTGCCACCGCATCTAAGGAAGATGACGATGACTTTGATATGTTTGGTGACGATGATGACAAAACTGATGCCAATCGTGATTCTGATGCAAATGCTGTAGGTTCAGGTTCCAATCCTGAACAAGTACCTCATGATTCTAATGAAACTTCAGGTGCAGAGA AAGGTGATAATGGAAGTGTGAGCTCAGATTATATTTATGATCCAACTTCAGG TTATTACTATAGCAGTAGCACGGGCTATTACTACGATTCTACATCTGGATGTTATTGCTCTGCATCTACAGGAATATG GTACTCATACGACGAACAAACCAGTGAATACAAAGAGACGCAGTCTGAACAATCCAGCACGGCCAAAGAAACACCGGGAGATGGCATCAAGGAGTAG